The following are encoded together in the Parabacteroides chongii genome:
- a CDS encoding DUF4469 domain-containing protein, with translation MANTLKVWMAPNTVTSDPKDRIFLLETTGNANIDKIYEEMRAEDTGLRPETITHVVTLFERVCARMLMNGWQLNTGLFYAVPRLLGLAEDGKWNPETNNIYVAFTQNKVVREEIGKTAISILGEKADVMYIIGTEDRKTGLKDGTMTPGRNFFVRGANLKVTGTDASVGVSLTNTKTKAVVKLDDDMITKNNPSELTLLIPADLADGNYLLTVRTQFGTSNHLLKEPREVSVDVHVGAGGGGEDDRPVIE, from the coding sequence ATGGCAAACACACTGAAAGTCTGGATGGCACCCAATACGGTGACATCCGACCCGAAAGACAGGATCTTTCTGCTGGAAACGACCGGCAATGCCAACATCGACAAAATCTACGAAGAAATGCGTGCCGAAGACACCGGGTTGCGTCCCGAAACCATCACACATGTTGTCACCCTCTTCGAGCGCGTCTGTGCCCGTATGCTGATGAACGGATGGCAACTCAACACCGGGCTGTTCTACGCCGTACCCCGCCTGTTGGGGCTGGCGGAAGACGGCAAATGGAACCCTGAAACGAACAACATCTACGTAGCCTTCACACAAAACAAGGTGGTACGCGAAGAGATCGGGAAAACCGCCATCAGTATCCTGGGCGAAAAAGCCGACGTGATGTACATCATCGGAACGGAAGACCGCAAGACAGGCCTGAAAGACGGTACCATGACACCGGGACGCAACTTCTTCGTGCGCGGTGCCAACCTCAAAGTGACGGGCACCGACGCATCCGTAGGCGTCAGCCTGACCAATACGAAAACGAAAGCCGTAGTGAAACTCGACGACGACATGATCACGAAAAACAACCCGTCCGAACTAACCTTGTTGATCCCCGCCGACCTGGCCGACGGCAACTATCTGCTGACCGTACGTACCCAGTTCGGTACCAGCAACCATCTGCTGAAAGAGCCGCGCGAAGTATCCGTCGACGTACATGTGGGAGCCGGAGGCGGCGGAGAAGACGATCGCCCCGTCATCGAATAA
- a CDS encoding HU family DNA-binding protein: protein MNKHDLIKELSSRLNTTQQECTSHLNTLLDILSDELEKKNSLVLQGFGTFHLWEQTARAGRNPKTGETVPILSRNSVKFKAGKNLLKKLNKRVDQ from the coding sequence ATGAATAAACACGACTTAATAAAAGAACTATCCTCCCGACTGAATACCACACAGCAGGAATGCACTTCCCATCTGAATACTTTGCTCGACATTCTCAGCGATGAGCTGGAAAAAAAGAATTCTCTGGTACTGCAAGGTTTCGGCACCTTTCACCTATGGGAACAAACTGCCAGGGCAGGGAGGAATCCCAAAACAGGGGAAACAGTACCGATCCTTTCCCGCAACAGCGTCAAGTTCAAGGCAGGAAAGAATTTACTGAAAAAACTCAACAAAAGGGTAGATCAATAA